Below is a genomic region from Verrucomicrobiota bacterium.
CCAACTGATAGTATCGCGTTCAAAGAAATCAAATACTCTGAAAACGGTGCCACAGTCCTTAACTCCACCGGCTTCAATGCGAGTCAGGCAGGACGTTCGGTTCTCCTGTTTACCGAGACGGTGCGTGGCCGCGGCACGCCTGTGACAACGTATCGGGTTCGGGTCGTGGAAACCAAGTTGTATTCGCAAACATTGGGAGCAATCCAGACGGCGACCATCGGCACCAAAGTCACCAGTTCATACGATACCGCCGGGTTGGACACGGGTTATGTATTTTACCCCAATGCCCGTTACAATCCCTATATTTACGACCGCCAGAATGTGAAAGGGCCGATCATCCCGGTTAACCAGGAGTATGAGCAGAATATTGAGAATAAGCTGATTGTGGTTTGGTATGAAAATCGCGATAAAATTCTCTGGCCCTACCAGGCGGTCCGTTACGCGCCGCAATGGCCCACACCTGGCAATGGATTAAACCGTATTGTCATCGCCAGCCGCTTCGGCAGCGAAAGTGTCGCGGACGATGGCACTGACCAGATTATTTCTCCGGCCATGACGGTGGGCACGAATGTCATTCCGGCGGAAACAACTTTTAACCCAGCCCGGTTCCAGCAGGCTAAAATATATAACCAGCCGGATCGCACCAAGCCGGGGTACAATCCCAACGAAGAACATGGCGTCATGGCTCCGTCGTTGCGTTACGCGGCAGTTTCTCCGCGTCCGTTGGCAGCGTATGCGTTGCGGGATAACGATTTGAATTTGACTTCACGCGATTCGAGTTATACCTCGGACCCCTACGTGCTGGTGCAGTACTTGGATACTTATAATAATGAGTATAAAATGCAGGTTTTCAACGTGGTGCGGAAAGCGTCCAATCAAAATGTCGGCGCGCTCAATTATTACTATGATTTTGAGTTGTCCATGAACGCCGGAGAGCCGGTGATACCGTTCTATCCGCTGGTGCAGGTGATCGGCGCCCAACCCAGCCCAGCCACGTATGGTCGGGATGGGATGCCTACTGTCCAAAAGACCTTTTGGAAAGATCACAAGGGCACCGGTTGGGCCATTTCCGGCGATGGATATTTTTACAATTATTTCTATTATCCACTGTCCACGGATTTCTGGTGGCCCCCGCAGGATAACAAAGTTCCCGGTGACGCGGTAGCGTGGTTGCCGAACCAAGCGGGATACACCAACGAGTTTTTTGATGCGGATATCAATGGAAACGCATTCGACTATAACCGAAATGACATGATACCACCTTCCCAGCAGGTGAAATACAATACGAAATGGCCGGCGATAACTCCGGTTCTGAAAGTTGGCGAAACCCTTACTTTTTCTGGAGGTGAAGTCCGAGCTGATTCCCCCACGACACAAATTATCAACGATCAGGGGCAGGTCCAATTGATTGACACTCCAGGATTGCCCGGGGTAGTCGCATGGGCAGCGGGTGAAGTTGTGTATGACTCGCTGAACCCTGTGATGGATGATCAACGGATTTTCGATAAATATACGGTTCGTCTTTATCAAGCATTGGAGGAGCGCACGGTAACGCTGACTTTTGACAAATTCCCAATCGCCTTGGCACCGGCTGGTGGACGTTCCCGAGTCAAGGGCATCAGTTATGTGTTTAATGAGTTACCTGCCTCATTGCAGAAGCGTGTGTATTATGACCCAATCCGCGGCAAACTATGCATGAAAGGATTCTTGAATGACAAGGATATTGCCGATTCAACCTTAACTGCCTCACCACCTGCGGTTTATGTGTTGGAGCCCAACATTATGACGCGCGCCGAGTTAGACGCTCTCGTGAATTTGGCTCCAGACAACAGTGATTGGACAGGTGCGGCCCTGGCGCTTGGCAAGTTATGTCGCAATCCAAACCTGTTGGATCGTGGAAATAATGGTGCCCTCGATGACACCTACTATCCCGGTTTGGGGAAAGCGGATGATGACTATCGCGTCGGCATTGAACAAAAAATCATGCGGGACGTGAATGGCATACCCATCAAGACTACCAACGCTTATGGCATCGTAACCATTAAACGCTATCAATCCAAGGCGTCGCCGATGCAGGCCTTGGGGCCCGGATTGGCGATGTTTACCAATCCCGACTTTATGGACCCACTGTCCCGGACGCCCGACATTAGTTACGTCACGGTGGCAGAGAACAACAGTGACAGTTTGGGATCGTCACCCGTCGCGCTACATATCATAAAAGTGGACAAAACTCAACGGTATCGCGGGGCGATTAAGACCATTCTCTCAGATAATGTTTTTGATGAGAATATTGTGCTGAGGCATACGGGTGATTTTGGTGCCAATGCGGACGCACTCGTCTTTGAGTGGTGGTATCGGCCAGAAGATGGCACGGATGCGCTGACTCCTGAACGGGCGGCGTCTCCCAACCCGTGGAAGGTATTCGCCGATCCTAGTGGGAAACGGGGTCAAGGATACTACCAGATCACCTTGAAGGGCAATCCCAGCGCGCCGGAGGCGCTGCTGGCCGACACTTGGTTCTATGTGCGTTATCGCCACGTCAACGATAACGTGAACGGTGCCGATTGGGAAGTGCCGCAACCCACAGGTGCCTCGACTCTGCCCTATCAATGGGCCGGCGCAGGTAATTCCTCGCCAAATGATTTGAACGGGGATGGATTGCCGGATTACCAACCGCAATTGGCGCAAGGTTGGGTTAAACGGGTGCTGGATGCGGTCAACCCGTACGAGGCGCGCATCACCAGCTTTGATGGTGACGCTCCCGCAACCTATTCGAGCATGATACAGCAGTTTGGCGCTCGTTTTGAGGGACCGGTGGCGCTGAATCCAGACAAGAACGTCATCGAAAATGTGGGGTTAATTGAATTGTACGAAACCGTTTTTGATCGCGCCAAGAGTTTAAGTGTTGACTTGTCAACGCCGGTATCCACTCCCGCTATCGCCAACGCTTTGCAATTAGCCGCCACCCGGTTGTTGGATTTTTATGTGCTGGAAGGCAATGAAGCGTATTCGGATGCAATGAATCCCACCATCTCGTATGGCAGTTCTACCATTGACAACGGGCATTTTAATTCATCGGTATTCGCCTTTGAAAATATGGTAGCCAGCCTGTCGGAAGAGGAATTGGGGTTGCTACGCGGCTTGGATTCCAGCAAGGCACGTCCAGTTTATAACCGGCTCTTTTGGAATTTCACCAAAGGTGAGGGCGAAGCAGCATATGCGGTAAATTACAATATCACCGACGTGAACAACGACGGCTACATTAACGAAAAGGACGCCATGATTCTCTATCCGCAAGGCCATGGCGATGCCTGGGGTCATTTCCTGACGGCGATGAAATATGATTATGAGTTGTTGCGTCACCCATATTTCAACTGGGTTTCCCGTTCGGAATTTTACAATTTGATGGACATTGTTATTCCGGTGGATTTTCTGGATGAGCGAAAGTTTGCGCAAGCCGCCGCCATCAAAGCCAAGGTCGGAACCGAAGTGCTCAATCTGACATATCGGTCCAAGTATGTGGAGGATCCCACAGGACAGTGGCAGGGATATACGGACGTGAACTCGTATCGCAGTTGGGGCGTCGAGGAGTGGGCGCGCCGCACTGGCCAAGGAACTTATTTTGACTGGGTGACCGCCAACGCACTGTTGCCTGCTCAACATCCCAATACTAATCTTACTGGAATCGCCAAGGTGGATCGCACCACGGTGACCGATATTAGCTTGATTGCGGGTAATCTAAAGGCCGTTCAGCAGAAAATGGACGAAGCCAATGCCGGATTGAACCCGCTGGGGCTGTCTGGGAATGTGGTTCCTTTCGATCTGTATCCGTACTTTACGATTACCGGTGGCGGAGTGGATGGGCAGACGCACTTCGAGCAAATCTTTGATCGGGCATTGGGGGCACTGCAAAATGCCTCGGTCATTTTTGAGAACGCCTGCCAGATCAATAATCAAATACGCCAAGTGGCCAACAACACAGCGGATTTCAAAAAACAAGTCAGCGAACAGGATTTGGCGTATCGCAATCAGTTAATCGAGATTTTTGGCACGCCCTATGATGGCACAATTGGCTCCGGAAAACCATACCCGGCGGGCTATCAAGGGCCTGACACAATGTTATATATGTATGCGGACGTGCGTACCGTTGATGATACTACGGTGCCTCATATAACCATGGATTTTTCAAATAATTACGTCAATGCTACAATGGGTAGTTCTGGCACTACGATCATGAATATACCCAATAGTTTCCGGCAACAGTTTGCTCCGGACTTGGCGGATAATTCCATCACGAATTTTTTCGCCTCCTCAGTCAACTGGACTGATTTTTCAAACAACCCAAACGTTCCATTGCAAAACATGAACCTGCCTGTCATGGCACGCGGCTACACCTTCCAAGCCCCGCCGGACTGGGGCCAGCGGGGCAGCGTGGGACAACTGCAATCAATGATTAATCAAATGCTGCAGGCAGAGGCGGATTTGGCAATTGCGATTGACGACTGGGACGGTACTCAAAGTGGCTTGATAACTTCCATGCAGGGCATTCTGGCCCAATACGATATGGATAATGCCATGCGGGATCGCATGCAAACCCGACTGAACCGGGATATTGGCTTCATGGCTTCCGCTTATAGTCTGCGCGTGGCGCAAAAAATCGCCGATTTCATCGCGGATGCCACCGATTCAACCGCCAAAGACATCGCGGATGCGTTGTCAACGCATTTGCCCACTGTTGGCTTGGCTGTGTCGCCAGGAACGGCAGCAGAACCTGCTGGCGCAGTGATCAAGGCCGCTGCATCCACCGTCAATGGAATCGCCAAAATTGCCTCAGCCGCGCTTGAGGCTATTGCCGACGGGTTGGATATGGGGCGCGAAATTGAAGACATGAATGCGGAACTCGATATTGACAAGATGCAACGGGATTATGATTTGAAGATGGCGCTGGCGCAAATTGAACAAGATTTGGGCTCCGAGAAAACTAAGCGTGTGGCGATATTTAAGCAAATTCAAGTGTTGCGCGATTTGTCGGACCAGTATCGCGCCAAACTGTCGGAAGGAGTGCGGCTCATGAATGAACGCAACGACTTCAATAAGAAGACTGCCGCCATGGCTCAACAGAACCGATATCACGACATGACTTTCCGCGTCGCCCGTAATGCCGCGCTGGAAAAATATCGTTCCGCATTTGATCTGGCGGCGCGCTATGTATATCTGGCCGCCAAGGCGTATGATTATGACACCAATCTGGACCCCAATGACGCCGGTTCACCCATTGCATTATTGGCTGATATCGTTCAGCAACGGTCCCTCGGACTGTTGACCACGGCGGCGGATGGGTCTGCTGCGCCTTCGCTGGGAGCTGAAGGTTTAGCCAAGGATCTTGCGTGGTTGAAGGCTAATTACGCCGTGCTCAAAACCCAGTTGGGAATCAATAATCCGCAACTGGAAACGGCGACCTTCTCTCTTTGCGAGGAACTTTTCCGAGCAAATAGTGGTACGATATCAAATGTGCTCAGCGATCCCAGGTTTTATCGCACCAACTTGTGGTCGGTACCTGAATTTCGCACCTACTGTCGTTCATTTGCGCCTGAATCAGCCGGTCCGCAGCCTGGCTTGGTGATTCCGTTCAGTACGCAAATCAGATCGGGCAAGAACTTATTCGGGTGGCCATTGGGGCCGGGTGATGGTTCCTATGACCCGAGTTTATTCGCCACTCGGGTCAGTGCTGCCAGTGTCTGGTTTGCGGGTTACCGCACCGATGCGCTCGCTCGCACCCCCCGGGTATATCTGGTGCCGGTTGGCACGGATATCATGACGGTACCTAATAACCGCAACATGAATGTGCGCTTGTGGCAGGTTTTGGATCAAAGGATACCAGTACCCTTGCCCTCCATCACTTCCAGCCTGAATGATCCAACTTGGAAACCGCTTACCGATAGTCTGAGTGCTCCCTTCGGGGAAACTCGCCAGTTCTCAAGCTTCCTGGCTTATGGATTCGCAGGCGACGATGCTGGGACGATGCCGACCATGGATTCGCGATTGGTCGGACGATCGGTTTGGAATACGCGTTGGTTGCTGATTATCCCAGGGGCCACACTGGGGGCTGATGCCAATGCAAGCTTGCAGACTTTCGTGGGAAGCCTCCACGACATTAAGCTGGTGATTAACACCTTCGCATTCTCTGGTAACTAAAACTTTTTAACGCTGCCCAACATGAAAGCAACAAATACTTTTCAAATGTGCCGCGGGTTGGTCCTCACCAGCCTTCACCGTCTGACGCTGACTCTGGTTTATGTGTTTTGTGCCATGGCCACTTATGCAGGACTGCCCGAGCCTGACAGTGTGGTCTATGGTAAAATCATCAACCGTACCACCGGACAACCTTTTCTGGTAACCACCGGCTCCGTGGTGTGGGTGATGCAATCTCCAGTGGGACAAATGCTTACCTTTACGGGACAATTGTCTGCTTTGAACAATGGCCAGTTTTCGTATCGGCTCAAGGTGCCGCACCAGGCGTTTATCACCGGACTATCAGTGGACCCGGGCAGTGTCTCCTTAATGGCCCAAGTCAGCCGCTATACCCATGTGCAAATCACCGTCAACGGTTCTCAAGCGCGCATTTTAACTCCCAACGGAAATCAGATGCAAGTTTCCCAACCCAATCGAGCAGCCACTTTTCGTGTGGATCTCGAAATATTTGATCATCTTTCTGATTCCACAGGTTCCGGCATTCCCGACTGGTGGTTAGCCAAATACGGCTTGAATCCTGGGGATGCATTGGCTGATCCGGACGGTGACGGGCTCAATAATTTGGCGGAGTTCAAACGAGGAACCAATCCGTTGCACGATGACCGTGCCCCCTCGCTGGCAAACGATACACTGTTGGTTTACGCGGATGGTACTAGTGTGGTGGGACTGCGGGCCATTGACGTGGATAGTGCGGCTTCGAATCTGGTGTACCAATTAGGGTCGCTGCCACAAACCGGTGCCCTTTTGCTCCGCAATGCCCAAACTAACCTGAATCACGATGCCATCCTCAAAGTTGGGGATACGTTCACCCAAGCAGACGTCAATAACATGCGTCTGGTCTTCAAACATGGAGTTGGACAGGATGCTGTGGATGACGGGTTCAATGTCTCGTTGCGCGATGAGAATACAAATCATGCGATATGGCAGGCCAGTGTGAATTTGACGGTTTATCGTCCACTGGACACTAACGCTGTTGCGGAAGCTGCCTTGGCTTTGGTCACTCCGGGAACGGTCACTCCCACACTGCTTGCGTTGCCTGCGGACGAGCAGTTGCGCGTAAATAACTATGTGTTGGGACGGGATCAAGGATATGTGATCTATGATGGATTGAATGACATTGCCTCACAGGTTTTGGCTGCGCCAAGCGCTGGATTGACTGCGGCAGCATATCGTTCCAATTATGTCAGGGCTTATGGATTAGACCGCCGACATGTGATTGTCGGAGGTGCCTATTTCAATCAATTAGCGGGTGGCATGGAGCCAGACGTGTTGGTGGTCAATGGAATGGGGGACGTGGTTACCGGCAGTGGTGGGGCCGATCATTTCATTATGTCAGGGAGAGTTGGCAGCAGCAACGTTATCACCGATTTTAATGTGGCTGACGGGGATGTTCTGGATTTATCCCGGGCATTGAGTACCGCTGGTGGGTGGGCAACCAATTTTATCAAACTTACGATCTCGGGAACCAATACGGTGATTGGACTGAATTTGAATGGCACTGGCACCTACTACACCAATGCGTACATCACGTTAAATGGAGTTCAGTATGATAACAGCACCCTTTATGACTTGGTGCAGAGTGGGGTCATTTTGACAGGGAACAAGGTTTTTACGCCGCGCGTATG
It encodes:
- a CDS encoding PA14 domain-containing protein, with product MKKVILSGGRLLGRLAMLILLVVGAAWETSGATSFIEGYSGFKPADTGVDTDGNTYVVGTQNGIGTMKKYDSSGALIFSRPLTNAVGAITPKRMKVAPGGKIYIMTQDSVYNANYESSLLGGKFTPTGSVALNGITYFPEMVNNQLVGTVYMCGMIGGRSIVIKAAADLSAETTRTTYGGISISIFGITITFPGFVTTADDLVVDDAGNVYVGGAMGAYAPGLVTADFGNFNLANGWLLTKYVANGNLGRIDSLSKVDQLESNPANVSSKSAWYSDKIDISGGGDNYAIIARGKIFLPETGEYTFYANTDDGSAFFVDGNSVYKDDTSHGPKEFSGKVTLSSGMHDAEFRYFNGGDGAVGQLNYSSPGDSNKVFLSSVKVTGQSAYVFKLDKGLTTMQSYFVPSMVPSSGGEYTRMAYAAGWIYAAGHWIGKVEGDGILLDKAEGTDIEIVRLDTNCRMSGRATVKGASDQIVHGLSADEDGYVYVTGSFGPGSVNLIGSNDRTKVRGQPDGRFKNISASQQSRFIAKLDGDMNFQWVNSPMTVPGTPPAFDTTALDTIVCWNPIVGRTFWAGSFVNGTLTLGEKDSLVAIPATGMQGFVAVIDPDGTYTERVDLTIVSQYGKSGSQVLPFGGPPDIPVTQAVIKDSQVVASVPKYIYRDLYNNELPNPSQATIEQQAQIRFSATGYSLDDGKITGTTEAYTFRVTQDTKLIFKWATEYALTINSDLTGTRGTTGGLTSDASGSPNPIVKKHWILKDELVAPQIDGSVVDMSSSTLAGLTRYIVTGYDAWGPPNTWASPSDYSTTFFSFPSIESRQQITQFAMRSPGGITYRWKRQNAVQMTTVSYPLSGLPLVHVTYNPPSALQPQQDGFGSGTFWYDEHTGVQVGTIQKRDLKQLKGWYNGDGAYFPSQGTTNDLSSFTINGQYYLGKIIKDMVSPARAIWDYGERIFVQTNFIGNPVKLDIATINDSGILGRMQTSTAPPDAEIIVENGPAGSTTKDMAVWDDGGKKLYPLRPGQLLVSWRTTDADATSRVFTRVYIQYPPLPHYRHVASTPVVNLDPDPTDSIAFKEIKYSENGATVLNSTGFNASQAGRSVLLFTETVRGRGTPVTTYRVRVVETKLYSQTLGAIQTATIGTKVTSSYDTAGLDTGYVFYPNARYNPYIYDRQNVKGPIIPVNQEYEQNIENKLIVVWYENRDKILWPYQAVRYAPQWPTPGNGLNRIVIASRFGSESVADDGTDQIISPAMTVGTNVIPAETTFNPARFQQAKIYNQPDRTKPGYNPNEEHGVMAPSLRYAAVSPRPLAAYALRDNDLNLTSRDSSYTSDPYVLVQYLDTYNNEYKMQVFNVVRKASNQNVGALNYYYDFELSMNAGEPVIPFYPLVQVIGAQPSPATYGRDGMPTVQKTFWKDHKGTGWAISGDGYFYNYFYYPLSTDFWWPPQDNKVPGDAVAWLPNQAGYTNEFFDADINGNAFDYNRNDMIPPSQQVKYNTKWPAITPVLKVGETLTFSGGEVRADSPTTQIINDQGQVQLIDTPGLPGVVAWAAGEVVYDSLNPVMDDQRIFDKYTVRLYQALEERTVTLTFDKFPIALAPAGGRSRVKGISYVFNELPASLQKRVYYDPIRGKLCMKGFLNDKDIADSTLTASPPAVYVLEPNIMTRAELDALVNLAPDNSDWTGAALALGKLCRNPNLLDRGNNGALDDTYYPGLGKADDDYRVGIEQKIMRDVNGIPIKTTNAYGIVTIKRYQSKASPMQALGPGLAMFTNPDFMDPLSRTPDISYVTVAENNSDSLGSSPVALHIIKVDKTQRYRGAIKTILSDNVFDENIVLRHTGDFGANADALVFEWWYRPEDGTDALTPERAASPNPWKVFADPSGKRGQGYYQITLKGNPSAPEALLADTWFYVRYRHVNDNVNGADWEVPQPTGASTLPYQWAGAGNSSPNDLNGDGLPDYQPQLAQGWVKRVLDAVNPYEARITSFDGDAPATYSSMIQQFGARFEGPVALNPDKNVIENVGLIELYETVFDRAKSLSVDLSTPVSTPAIANALQLAATRLLDFYVLEGNEAYSDAMNPTISYGSSTIDNGHFNSSVFAFENMVASLSEEELGLLRGLDSSKARPVYNRLFWNFTKGEGEAAYAVNYNITDVNNDGYINEKDAMILYPQGHGDAWGHFLTAMKYDYELLRHPYFNWVSRSEFYNLMDIVIPVDFLDERKFAQAAAIKAKVGTEVLNLTYRSKYVEDPTGQWQGYTDVNSYRSWGVEEWARRTGQGTYFDWVTANALLPAQHPNTNLTGIAKVDRTTVTDISLIAGNLKAVQQKMDEANAGLNPLGLSGNVVPFDLYPYFTITGGGVDGQTHFEQIFDRALGALQNASVIFENACQINNQIRQVANNTADFKKQVSEQDLAYRNQLIEIFGTPYDGTIGSGKPYPAGYQGPDTMLYMYADVRTVDDTTVPHITMDFSNNYVNATMGSSGTTIMNIPNSFRQQFAPDLADNSITNFFASSVNWTDFSNNPNVPLQNMNLPVMARGYTFQAPPDWGQRGSVGQLQSMINQMLQAEADLAIAIDDWDGTQSGLITSMQGILAQYDMDNAMRDRMQTRLNRDIGFMASAYSLRVAQKIADFIADATDSTAKDIADALSTHLPTVGLAVSPGTAAEPAGAVIKAAASTVNGIAKIASAALEAIADGLDMGREIEDMNAELDIDKMQRDYDLKMALAQIEQDLGSEKTKRVAIFKQIQVLRDLSDQYRAKLSEGVRLMNERNDFNKKTAAMAQQNRYHDMTFRVARNAALEKYRSAFDLAARYVYLAAKAYDYDTNLDPNDAGSPIALLADIVQQRSLGLLTTAADGSAAPSLGAEGLAKDLAWLKANYAVLKTQLGINNPQLETATFSLCEELFRANSGTISNVLSDPRFYRTNLWSVPEFRTYCRSFAPESAGPQPGLVIPFSTQIRSGKNLFGWPLGPGDGSYDPSLFATRVSAASVWFAGYRTDALARTPRVYLVPVGTDIMTVPNNRNMNVRLWQVLDQRIPVPLPSITSSLNDPTWKPLTDSLSAPFGETRQFSSFLAYGFAGDDAGTMPTMDSRLVGRSVWNTRWLLIIPGATLGADANASLQTFVGSLHDIKLVINTFAFSGN
- a CDS encoding cadherin-like domain-containing protein codes for the protein MVWVMQSPVGQMLTFTGQLSALNNGQFSYRLKVPHQAFITGLSVDPGSVSLMAQVSRYTHVQITVNGSQARILTPNGNQMQVSQPNRAATFRVDLEIFDHLSDSTGSGIPDWWLAKYGLNPGDALADPDGDGLNNLAEFKRGTNPLHDDRAPSLANDTLLVYADGTSVVGLRAIDVDSAASNLVYQLGSLPQTGALLLRNAQTNLNHDAILKVGDTFTQADVNNMRLVFKHGVGQDAVDDGFNVSLRDENTNHAIWQASVNLTVYRPLDTNAVAEAALALVTPGTVTPTLLALPADEQLRVNNYVLGRDQGYVIYDGLNDIASQVLAAPSAGLTAAAYRSNYVRAYGLDRRHVIVGGAYFNQLAGGMEPDVLVVNGMGDVVTGSGGADHFIMSGRVGSSNVITDFNVADGDVLDLSRALSTAGGWATNFIKLTISGTNTVIGLNLNGTGTYYTNAYITLNGVQYDNSTLYDLVQSGVILTGNKVFTPRVCIVATSNASQNGSVAGVFTVTRSGPLTDALTASLQISGSAANGTSYQLIASTITFPSGISSMPIQVIPYPASVIVTQYVQISVLDGTNYNVGNPSSALVSIEPLMPQVSIEALELIAVKGQSDGLFLITRAGPAERSVLVRLTISGTATAGTDYDAISAYVNFQPQQTTALLTVHPKTTAGLNNGSKSVVITIKPDASYKVMPPASAGVVIVDQMITMVSWQQQNFPASSATSVSAFAAADTGSTGVQNLYRYAFGLNPLNPKDSSGLPKFTYDNHRMSVSFRRPVAITDVDYFVEVSKDLTNWRNSNSDVQSVPSNTLSDPEMVTYQSAQQVTPSQNMFMRVRLVQKP